The following proteins come from a genomic window of Trifolium pratense cultivar HEN17-A07 linkage group LG4, ARS_RC_1.1, whole genome shotgun sequence:
- the LOC123921454 gene encoding protein yippee-like: protein MGRLFVVHLEGKIYSCKHCRTPLAVFEDIVSKDFQSRHGKAYLFRKVVNVSIGEADDRQMITGMHTVADIFCVGCGSHVGWTYVTAHEKSQKYKEGKSVLERFKMSGPDSNNYWVRHETHVGGSDADDA from the exons ATGGGGAGGTTATTTGTTGTCCATCTTGAAGGGAAGATCTATAGCTGTAAACACTGTAGAACCCCTCTTGCTGTTTTTGAAGATATTGTTTCCAAG GATTTCCAAAGCAGACATGGAAAAGCTTATCTCTTCCGTAAGGT TGTGAATGTTTCTATCGGAGAAGCAGATGACAGGCAGATGATCACTGGGATGCATACTGTGGCTGACATTTTCTGTGTTGGTTGTGGATCACATGTCGGTTGGACATAT GTGACTGCTCATGAGAAAAGCCAGAAGTACAAAGAaggaaaatctgttcttgaacG gttCAAAATGTCAGGTCCGGACAGCAACAATTATTGGGTTAGGCATGAAACACATGTTGGTGGAAGTGATGCAGATGATGCTTAA
- the LOC123921455 gene encoding zonadhesin-like isoform X3 yields the protein MRKTGADDFLNSEIDKNDYEWLLTPPGTPLFPSLEMETKKTVMSQLSASTTRPMALKSRLANPPSEHSRRTNLGSKQQASSPGLSSSGGGTRRPLSSSGNPGSRPATPTGRSTLTTSSKSSRPSTPTSRTSIPSTPNSRTSIPSTRTTVATTKPVVSSTKTTVPFIKTTTVPATRSTIPSAKLTVPSAKPTVPSRSSTPLSRNTTRPSTPTSRPTLSTSRPASRASTPTRRPSTPSNASSISAPPDKTSSISKPTPVVSKQPIPSRGTSPTVRSRPWKPSEMPDFSLDAPPNLRTTLPERSISATRGRPGAPSARSSSIEPASSGRPMRQSCSPSRGRPANGISHTSGSSMPAVNRGYSKVNDKVSPVAMGTKMVERVINMRKLAPPRPDVKNSPRSLSGKSSSSPDNSGFGRTLSKKSLDMALRHMDIRKRLPGNLRPSMTNIPASSMYSVRSGYQRGLTVSVSGSPHATSSNPGSELSVNQNGLYSDYSEVDYYDMVSDKGGQSPVSVRGRYKPSY from the exons ATGCGTAAGACTGGGGCTGATGATTTTCTCAATTCTGAAATTGATAAGAATGATTATGAGTG GCTTCTAACTCCTCCTGGGACTCCACTTTTTCCTTCTTTGGAGATGGAGACTAAAAAAACTGTTATGAGTCAGCTTAGTGCTTCAACCACACGTCCCATGGCACTAAAATCTAGA TTGGCAAATCCTCCATCAGAGCATAGCAGAAGGACCAACTTGGGATCCAAGCAACAAGCTTCTTCTCCTGGGTTGAGCTCTTCAGGTGGTGGAACCAGGAGGCCCTTATCATCATCAGGGAATCCTGGATCAAGACCTGCAACTCCCACAGGACGGTCTACATTAACCACATCTTCAAAATCATCTAGACCTTCAACACCTACTTCTCGTACATCCATACCTTCAACACCTAATTCTCGTACATCCATACCTTCAACTAGGACAACTGTAGCCACGACCAAACCCGTTGTTTCTTCTACTAAGACTACAGTTCCTTTCATCAAAACTACTACGGTTCCTGCAACTAGATCCACAATTCCTTCAGCAAAGCTCACAGTTCCCTCAGCTAAACCCACAGTTCCTTCTAGGTCCTCTACACCCTTGTCAAGAAATACTACAAGACCTTCAACACCAACAAGCAGGCCTACCTTATCTACTTCTAGGCCTGCATCAAGGGCATCAACGCCTACTCGGCGACCATCCACACCATCAAATGCATCCAGCATATCTGCTCCTCCAGATAAAACTTCTTCAATCTCCAAGCCAACTCCGGTGGTGTCAAAGCAGCCAATACCATCACGTGGAACTTCACCCACAGTGAGATCAAGACCATGGAAGCCATCTGAGATGCCCGACTTTTCGCTCGATGCTCCACCCAATTTGAGAACGACACTTCCTGAAAGATCAATTTCAGCAACTAGGGGAAGACCTGGAGCACCCTCTGCACGCTCTTCGTCTATTGAGCCTGCTTCTAGTGGCAGACCAATGAGACAGTCATGCTCTCCTTCTAGAGGACGGCCTGCCAATGGCATTTCTCATACAAGTGGAAGCTCTATGCCTGCAGTTAATCGTGGATACTCCAAAGTAAATGACAAAGTCAGTCCTGTTGCAATGGGCACAAAAATGGTCGAGAGAGTAATAAACATGAGAAAACTAGCACCTCCTAGGCCGGATGTCAAAAACTCTCCCCGTAGTCTATCTGGCAAGTCATCTTCATCACCTGACAACTCTGGTTTCGGAAGAACACTCTCGAAGAAATCCTTGGATATGGCTCTGAGACATATG GATATAAGAAAAAGGCTTCCAGGAAATTTACGGCCATCGATGACAAACATTCCAGCTTCTTCAATGTATAGCGTGCGATCAGGATATCAGCGTGGCCTAACTGTTAGTGTCTCGGGTTCTCCACATGCCACTAGCAGTAATCCTGGTTCTGAACTGAGTGTAAACCAAAATGGTCTTTATTCAGATTATAGTGAAGTAGATTATTATGATATGGTGAGTGACAAAGGTGGTCAATCTCCTGTAAGTGTGCGGGGCAGGTACAAACCATCATACTGA
- the LOC123921455 gene encoding zonadhesin-like isoform X4 produces the protein METKKTVMSQLSASTTRPMALKSRLANPPSEHSRRTNLGSKQQASSPGLSSSGGGTRRPLSSSGNPGSRPATPTGRSTLTTSSKSSRPSTPTSRTSIPSTPNSRTSIPSTRTTVATTKPVVSSTKTTVPFIKTTTVPATRSTIPSAKLTVPSAKPTVPSRSSTPLSRNTTRPSTPTSRPTLSTSRPASRASTPTRRPSTPSNASSISAPPDKTSSISKPTPVVSKQPIPSRGTSPTVRSRPWKPSEMPDFSLDAPPNLRTTLPERSISATRGRPGAPSARSSSIEPASSGRPMRQSCSPSRGRPANGISHTSGSSMPAVNRGYSKVNDKVSPVAMGTKMVERVINMRKLAPPRPDVKNSPRSLSGKSSSSPDNSGFGRTLSKKSLDMALRHMDIRKRLPGNLRPSMTNIPASSMYSVRSGYQRGLTVSVSGSPHATSSNPGSELSVNQNGLYSDYSEVDYYDMVSDKGGQSPVSVRGRYKPSY, from the exons ATGGAGACTAAAAAAACTGTTATGAGTCAGCTTAGTGCTTCAACCACACGTCCCATGGCACTAAAATCTAGA TTGGCAAATCCTCCATCAGAGCATAGCAGAAGGACCAACTTGGGATCCAAGCAACAAGCTTCTTCTCCTGGGTTGAGCTCTTCAGGTGGTGGAACCAGGAGGCCCTTATCATCATCAGGGAATCCTGGATCAAGACCTGCAACTCCCACAGGACGGTCTACATTAACCACATCTTCAAAATCATCTAGACCTTCAACACCTACTTCTCGTACATCCATACCTTCAACACCTAATTCTCGTACATCCATACCTTCAACTAGGACAACTGTAGCCACGACCAAACCCGTTGTTTCTTCTACTAAGACTACAGTTCCTTTCATCAAAACTACTACGGTTCCTGCAACTAGATCCACAATTCCTTCAGCAAAGCTCACAGTTCCCTCAGCTAAACCCACAGTTCCTTCTAGGTCCTCTACACCCTTGTCAAGAAATACTACAAGACCTTCAACACCAACAAGCAGGCCTACCTTATCTACTTCTAGGCCTGCATCAAGGGCATCAACGCCTACTCGGCGACCATCCACACCATCAAATGCATCCAGCATATCTGCTCCTCCAGATAAAACTTCTTCAATCTCCAAGCCAACTCCGGTGGTGTCAAAGCAGCCAATACCATCACGTGGAACTTCACCCACAGTGAGATCAAGACCATGGAAGCCATCTGAGATGCCCGACTTTTCGCTCGATGCTCCACCCAATTTGAGAACGACACTTCCTGAAAGATCAATTTCAGCAACTAGGGGAAGACCTGGAGCACCCTCTGCACGCTCTTCGTCTATTGAGCCTGCTTCTAGTGGCAGACCAATGAGACAGTCATGCTCTCCTTCTAGAGGACGGCCTGCCAATGGCATTTCTCATACAAGTGGAAGCTCTATGCCTGCAGTTAATCGTGGATACTCCAAAGTAAATGACAAAGTCAGTCCTGTTGCAATGGGCACAAAAATGGTCGAGAGAGTAATAAACATGAGAAAACTAGCACCTCCTAGGCCGGATGTCAAAAACTCTCCCCGTAGTCTATCTGGCAAGTCATCTTCATCACCTGACAACTCTGGTTTCGGAAGAACACTCTCGAAGAAATCCTTGGATATGGCTCTGAGACATATG GATATAAGAAAAAGGCTTCCAGGAAATTTACGGCCATCGATGACAAACATTCCAGCTTCTTCAATGTATAGCGTGCGATCAGGATATCAGCGTGGCCTAACTGTTAGTGTCTCGGGTTCTCCACATGCCACTAGCAGTAATCCTGGTTCTGAACTGAGTGTAAACCAAAATGGTCTTTATTCAGATTATAGTGAAGTAGATTATTATGATATGGTGAGTGACAAAGGTGGTCAATCTCCTGTAAGTGTGCGGGGCAGGTACAAACCATCATACTGA
- the LOC123921455 gene encoding mucin-5AC-like isoform X1, translating into MNRSFRATESQMRTALRQSQLEVFRSSSFVIDRDDELALFHQMKNCENENDDLLLRDSAEEFVDAAFGSNRRSSRLFDISSSTDAPMRKTGADDFLNSEIDKNDYEWLLTPPGTPLFPSLEMETKKTVMSQLSASTTRPMALKSRLANPPSEHSRRTNLGSKQQASSPGLSSSGGGTRRPLSSSGNPGSRPATPTGRSTLTTSSKSSRPSTPTSRTSIPSTPNSRTSIPSTRTTVATTKPVVSSTKTTVPFIKTTTVPATRSTIPSAKLTVPSAKPTVPSRSSTPLSRNTTRPSTPTSRPTLSTSRPASRASTPTRRPSTPSNASSISAPPDKTSSISKPTPVVSKQPIPSRGTSPTVRSRPWKPSEMPDFSLDAPPNLRTTLPERSISATRGRPGAPSARSSSIEPASSGRPMRQSCSPSRGRPANGISHTSGSSMPAVNRGYSKVNDKVSPVAMGTKMVERVINMRKLAPPRPDVKNSPRSLSGKSSSSPDNSGFGRTLSKKSLDMALRHMDIRKRLPGNLRPSMTNIPASSMYSVRSGYQRGLTVSVSGSPHATSSNPGSELSVNQNGLYSDYSEVDYYDMVSDKGGQSPVSVRGRYKPSY; encoded by the exons ATGAATCGTAGTTTCAGAGCTACGGAATCGCAAATGCGAACTGCGTTAAGACAGAGTCAATTAGAGGTTTTCAGATCGTCTTCGTTTGTTATTGATAGAGATGACGAACTTGCATTGTTTCATCAGATGAAGAATTGTGAGAATGAGAATGATGATCTTTTGCTCCGAGATTCCGCTGAGGAATTCGTTGATGCAGCATTTG GCTCAAATCGAAGGAGTTCTCGCTTATTTGACATTTCATCATCTACTGATGCTCCTATGCGTAAGACTGGGGCTGATGATTTTCTCAATTCTGAAATTGATAAGAATGATTATGAGTG GCTTCTAACTCCTCCTGGGACTCCACTTTTTCCTTCTTTGGAGATGGAGACTAAAAAAACTGTTATGAGTCAGCTTAGTGCTTCAACCACACGTCCCATGGCACTAAAATCTAGA TTGGCAAATCCTCCATCAGAGCATAGCAGAAGGACCAACTTGGGATCCAAGCAACAAGCTTCTTCTCCTGGGTTGAGCTCTTCAGGTGGTGGAACCAGGAGGCCCTTATCATCATCAGGGAATCCTGGATCAAGACCTGCAACTCCCACAGGACGGTCTACATTAACCACATCTTCAAAATCATCTAGACCTTCAACACCTACTTCTCGTACATCCATACCTTCAACACCTAATTCTCGTACATCCATACCTTCAACTAGGACAACTGTAGCCACGACCAAACCCGTTGTTTCTTCTACTAAGACTACAGTTCCTTTCATCAAAACTACTACGGTTCCTGCAACTAGATCCACAATTCCTTCAGCAAAGCTCACAGTTCCCTCAGCTAAACCCACAGTTCCTTCTAGGTCCTCTACACCCTTGTCAAGAAATACTACAAGACCTTCAACACCAACAAGCAGGCCTACCTTATCTACTTCTAGGCCTGCATCAAGGGCATCAACGCCTACTCGGCGACCATCCACACCATCAAATGCATCCAGCATATCTGCTCCTCCAGATAAAACTTCTTCAATCTCCAAGCCAACTCCGGTGGTGTCAAAGCAGCCAATACCATCACGTGGAACTTCACCCACAGTGAGATCAAGACCATGGAAGCCATCTGAGATGCCCGACTTTTCGCTCGATGCTCCACCCAATTTGAGAACGACACTTCCTGAAAGATCAATTTCAGCAACTAGGGGAAGACCTGGAGCACCCTCTGCACGCTCTTCGTCTATTGAGCCTGCTTCTAGTGGCAGACCAATGAGACAGTCATGCTCTCCTTCTAGAGGACGGCCTGCCAATGGCATTTCTCATACAAGTGGAAGCTCTATGCCTGCAGTTAATCGTGGATACTCCAAAGTAAATGACAAAGTCAGTCCTGTTGCAATGGGCACAAAAATGGTCGAGAGAGTAATAAACATGAGAAAACTAGCACCTCCTAGGCCGGATGTCAAAAACTCTCCCCGTAGTCTATCTGGCAAGTCATCTTCATCACCTGACAACTCTGGTTTCGGAAGAACACTCTCGAAGAAATCCTTGGATATGGCTCTGAGACATATG GATATAAGAAAAAGGCTTCCAGGAAATTTACGGCCATCGATGACAAACATTCCAGCTTCTTCAATGTATAGCGTGCGATCAGGATATCAGCGTGGCCTAACTGTTAGTGTCTCGGGTTCTCCACATGCCACTAGCAGTAATCCTGGTTCTGAACTGAGTGTAAACCAAAATGGTCTTTATTCAGATTATAGTGAAGTAGATTATTATGATATGGTGAGTGACAAAGGTGGTCAATCTCCTGTAAGTGTGCGGGGCAGGTACAAACCATCATACTGA
- the LOC123921114 gene encoding pleckstrin homology domain-containing protein 1-like yields MASLWRAVSGSIENQTDYDGIEFWSNPERTGWLMKQGEYIKTWRRRWFVLKQGKLFWFKESTITRVSKPRGVVPVATCLTVKGAEDILHKPFSFELSTRADTMYFIADSDKEKEDWINSIGRSIVQHSRSVTDSEIVDYDNAKR; encoded by the coding sequence ATGGCGAGCCTATGGCGCGCAGTATCCGGTTCAATCGAAAACCAAACCGATTACGACGGCATAGAATTCTGGTCTAACCCGGAACGAACCGGTTGGTTAATGAAACAAGGTGAATACATCAAAACATGGCGACGTCGTTGGTTCGTACTTAAACAAGGGAAGCTTTTCTGGTTTAAAGAATCAACAATCACACGCGTTTCAAAACCGCGTGGTGTTGTTCCTGTTGCTACTTGTTTAACTGTTAAAGGTGCTGAAGATATTCTTCATAAACCTTTTTCGTTTGAACTTTCTACACGCGCTGATACCATGTATTTTATTGCTGATTCTGATAAGGAGAAAGAGGATTGGATTAATTCTATTGGAAGATCTATTGTTCAACATTCTAGATCTGTTACTGATTCGGAGATCGTTGATTATGATAATGCTAAACGTTGA
- the LOC123921455 gene encoding zonadhesin-like isoform X2 yields MKNCENENDDLLLRDSAEEFVDAAFGSNRRSSRLFDISSSTDAPMRKTGADDFLNSEIDKNDYEWLLTPPGTPLFPSLEMETKKTVMSQLSASTTRPMALKSRLANPPSEHSRRTNLGSKQQASSPGLSSSGGGTRRPLSSSGNPGSRPATPTGRSTLTTSSKSSRPSTPTSRTSIPSTPNSRTSIPSTRTTVATTKPVVSSTKTTVPFIKTTTVPATRSTIPSAKLTVPSAKPTVPSRSSTPLSRNTTRPSTPTSRPTLSTSRPASRASTPTRRPSTPSNASSISAPPDKTSSISKPTPVVSKQPIPSRGTSPTVRSRPWKPSEMPDFSLDAPPNLRTTLPERSISATRGRPGAPSARSSSIEPASSGRPMRQSCSPSRGRPANGISHTSGSSMPAVNRGYSKVNDKVSPVAMGTKMVERVINMRKLAPPRPDVKNSPRSLSGKSSSSPDNSGFGRTLSKKSLDMALRHMDIRKRLPGNLRPSMTNIPASSMYSVRSGYQRGLTVSVSGSPHATSSNPGSELSVNQNGLYSDYSEVDYYDMVSDKGGQSPVSVRGRYKPSY; encoded by the exons ATGAAGAATTGTGAGAATGAGAATGATGATCTTTTGCTCCGAGATTCCGCTGAGGAATTCGTTGATGCAGCATTTG GCTCAAATCGAAGGAGTTCTCGCTTATTTGACATTTCATCATCTACTGATGCTCCTATGCGTAAGACTGGGGCTGATGATTTTCTCAATTCTGAAATTGATAAGAATGATTATGAGTG GCTTCTAACTCCTCCTGGGACTCCACTTTTTCCTTCTTTGGAGATGGAGACTAAAAAAACTGTTATGAGTCAGCTTAGTGCTTCAACCACACGTCCCATGGCACTAAAATCTAGA TTGGCAAATCCTCCATCAGAGCATAGCAGAAGGACCAACTTGGGATCCAAGCAACAAGCTTCTTCTCCTGGGTTGAGCTCTTCAGGTGGTGGAACCAGGAGGCCCTTATCATCATCAGGGAATCCTGGATCAAGACCTGCAACTCCCACAGGACGGTCTACATTAACCACATCTTCAAAATCATCTAGACCTTCAACACCTACTTCTCGTACATCCATACCTTCAACACCTAATTCTCGTACATCCATACCTTCAACTAGGACAACTGTAGCCACGACCAAACCCGTTGTTTCTTCTACTAAGACTACAGTTCCTTTCATCAAAACTACTACGGTTCCTGCAACTAGATCCACAATTCCTTCAGCAAAGCTCACAGTTCCCTCAGCTAAACCCACAGTTCCTTCTAGGTCCTCTACACCCTTGTCAAGAAATACTACAAGACCTTCAACACCAACAAGCAGGCCTACCTTATCTACTTCTAGGCCTGCATCAAGGGCATCAACGCCTACTCGGCGACCATCCACACCATCAAATGCATCCAGCATATCTGCTCCTCCAGATAAAACTTCTTCAATCTCCAAGCCAACTCCGGTGGTGTCAAAGCAGCCAATACCATCACGTGGAACTTCACCCACAGTGAGATCAAGACCATGGAAGCCATCTGAGATGCCCGACTTTTCGCTCGATGCTCCACCCAATTTGAGAACGACACTTCCTGAAAGATCAATTTCAGCAACTAGGGGAAGACCTGGAGCACCCTCTGCACGCTCTTCGTCTATTGAGCCTGCTTCTAGTGGCAGACCAATGAGACAGTCATGCTCTCCTTCTAGAGGACGGCCTGCCAATGGCATTTCTCATACAAGTGGAAGCTCTATGCCTGCAGTTAATCGTGGATACTCCAAAGTAAATGACAAAGTCAGTCCTGTTGCAATGGGCACAAAAATGGTCGAGAGAGTAATAAACATGAGAAAACTAGCACCTCCTAGGCCGGATGTCAAAAACTCTCCCCGTAGTCTATCTGGCAAGTCATCTTCATCACCTGACAACTCTGGTTTCGGAAGAACACTCTCGAAGAAATCCTTGGATATGGCTCTGAGACATATG GATATAAGAAAAAGGCTTCCAGGAAATTTACGGCCATCGATGACAAACATTCCAGCTTCTTCAATGTATAGCGTGCGATCAGGATATCAGCGTGGCCTAACTGTTAGTGTCTCGGGTTCTCCACATGCCACTAGCAGTAATCCTGGTTCTGAACTGAGTGTAAACCAAAATGGTCTTTATTCAGATTATAGTGAAGTAGATTATTATGATATGGTGAGTGACAAAGGTGGTCAATCTCCTGTAAGTGTGCGGGGCAGGTACAAACCATCATACTGA